Proteins encoded within one genomic window of Synechococcus sp. PCC 7335:
- a CDS encoding GNAT family N-acetyltransferase, producing the protein MGADEIALMDVKFKDFRIRDWTASDRDEAANVVKTVLEEYGLGWEVNCSGCSDQDAVEVEKYYQQTGGEFWVVERDRKIVGTGGYYPIEQDHTAVEIRKMYLLPNARGYGLGRFLLSQLEQAANKAGFLEAWVETATALKAAVRLYERNGYQPESKVDTERCDRAYRKRLS; encoded by the coding sequence ATGGGAGCTGATGAGATAGCGCTAATGGATGTGAAGTTCAAAGATTTCAGGATTCGAGACTGGACGGCGAGTGATCGTGACGAAGCTGCTAACGTTGTGAAGACGGTACTTGAGGAATATGGTCTAGGCTGGGAAGTCAACTGCAGTGGCTGTAGCGATCAAGATGCGGTAGAAGTCGAAAAGTACTATCAGCAGACAGGTGGAGAGTTCTGGGTAGTGGAGCGTGATCGTAAGATCGTCGGCACAGGTGGCTACTATCCGATAGAACAAGATCATACAGCGGTTGAGATTCGCAAAATGTACCTATTACCCAACGCTAGAGGGTATGGTCTTGGTCGTTTCTTGTTATCGCAACTAGAGCAGGCTGCGAACAAAGCAGGGTTTCTAGAAGCTTGGGTCGAAACCGCTACAGCACTGAAAGCAGCCGTTCGACTATACGAAAGAAATGGCTATCAGCCAGAAAGCAAGGTAGATACCGAACGATGTGATAGGGCCTATCGGAAAAGGCTTTCATAG
- a CDS encoding tRNA-(ms[2]io[6]A)-hydroxylase yields the protein MVAASLVQPKIKFLKTPTSQAWLDQALADMDTILLDHAQCERKAAGTAIQMMSRYPSSVELVRELTAIAQEELSHYDQVNNWLEKRGIPLQPVSPPPYGAGLKKCVRRQEPERMLDLLLVSALIEARSHERLGLLAEHCSDLQLAKFYRSLMASEARHYGSYWLLATTYFNLELVNERLAELAEAESEILSTLYPKPRVHS from the coding sequence ATGGTCGCTGCTAGTTTAGTTCAGCCTAAAATCAAGTTCTTGAAGACGCCTACTTCCCAAGCCTGGCTTGATCAAGCACTTGCCGATATGGATACGATTTTACTTGACCATGCCCAATGCGAGCGTAAGGCAGCAGGAACAGCGATTCAGATGATGTCACGCTATCCATCGAGTGTGGAACTAGTGCGGGAGTTGACTGCGATCGCTCAAGAAGAACTTAGTCACTACGATCAGGTTAACAACTGGTTAGAAAAGCGGGGTATTCCTCTGCAGCCGGTATCACCGCCGCCCTATGGCGCGGGTCTCAAGAAGTGCGTTCGTAGACAAGAGCCAGAGCGCATGCTTGATCTATTACTGGTATCAGCCTTGATTGAAGCTCGTAGCCACGAACGACTAGGGCTTCTAGCTGAGCATTGCTCCGATCTGCAGCTAGCGAAGTTTTATCGTTCCTTGATGGCCTCGGAGGCCCGGCACTATGGCAGTTACTGGCTACTGGCAACGACTTACTTTAATCTTGAGCTGGTGAATGAGCGCTTAGCTGAGTTAGCTGAAGCGGAAAGCGAGATTTTGAGTACCCTCTATCCAAAGCCCCGAGTACATAGCTGA
- the aroQ gene encoding type II 3-dehydroquinate dehydratase produces the protein MLNILVLNGPNLNMLGKREPKIYGSQTLEDINSELAQVAEILGVALVFFQSNHEGALVDAVQAALNVQQGILINPGAYTHTSVAIRDAIAAVALPTVEVHLSNIHQREGFRHRSYIAPVAIGQISGFGSDSYRLGLEGLVKYLQKMKPDKRS, from the coding sequence GTGCTCAATATTTTGGTATTGAATGGTCCCAACCTTAATATGTTGGGAAAAAGAGAGCCTAAAATCTATGGCTCTCAGACCTTAGAGGATATCAATTCCGAGCTTGCTCAAGTTGCAGAGATATTAGGTGTAGCGCTAGTTTTTTTTCAATCAAATCATGAAGGTGCCTTGGTGGACGCGGTTCAGGCTGCTCTGAATGTCCAGCAAGGCATTTTGATTAATCCAGGTGCCTACACCCACACTAGTGTGGCAATTCGAGATGCGATCGCTGCTGTTGCTTTACCCACAGTCGAAGTTCACCTGAGTAATATTCACCAGCGCGAAGGGTTCCGTCATCGTTCATACATTGCGCCAGTAGCCATTGGTCAAATTAGCGGGTTTGGCTCAGATAGCTATCGACTGGGGTTGGAAGGATTAGTTAAGTATCTACAAAAAATGAAGCCCGATAAACGTAGTTAG
- a CDS encoding competence/damage-inducible protein A: MNESAEIICVGTELLLGDILNSNVQYLAQQLASLGIAHHYQTVVGDNPTRIKQAVAIACDRARLIILTGGLGPTPDDLTLASLAEFFDTPLVERAEIVADLEKKFAKRGQTLTKISRRQALLPQDAEVLPNPVGSAPGVIWEPRSGLTIMTFPGVPWEMKPMWQATAVPYLRSSHWAEGVIHSRILRFWGIGESALAQKVEPFLAIDNPTVAPYALGGEVILRISARAESVVAANQLIDPIVTKIQEMTGTLCYGQDNETLADVVGQLLKARSETLSVAESCTGGGLGSLITAIPGSSSYFWGGVISYDNQIKQQLLGVDETVLARCGAVSPEVAAAMAFGVRDRLGTDWALSITGIAGPGGGSIEKPVGLVYIALASAQGIKTEKYLFGSETSRDLIRQKSTSSALNLLRLSLMQPPPDSTR; the protein is encoded by the coding sequence ATGAACGAAAGCGCTGAAATTATTTGTGTGGGAACAGAGCTACTGCTCGGCGATATTCTGAATAGTAATGTTCAGTATTTAGCTCAGCAGCTAGCGAGTCTGGGAATCGCTCATCACTATCAAACGGTAGTAGGCGATAATCCCACCCGGATTAAACAGGCCGTCGCGATCGCCTGTGACCGCGCTCGTTTGATTATTCTGACGGGTGGTCTCGGTCCTACCCCAGACGATCTCACCCTAGCCTCTCTAGCCGAGTTCTTTGACACTCCCTTAGTAGAACGGGCAGAAATTGTTGCTGATCTAGAAAAGAAATTTGCTAAACGTGGTCAGACACTAACTAAAATCAGTCGGCGACAGGCTTTGTTACCACAGGACGCAGAAGTGTTACCTAATCCTGTAGGCTCAGCACCTGGAGTGATCTGGGAACCTAGATCAGGTCTGACGATAATGACATTTCCAGGTGTGCCTTGGGAAATGAAGCCAATGTGGCAAGCGACTGCTGTCCCCTACTTGCGATCTAGTCACTGGGCAGAGGGCGTGATTCATAGCCGGATCTTACGGTTCTGGGGAATTGGCGAATCGGCTTTGGCTCAAAAAGTGGAGCCCTTCTTGGCAATAGATAACCCGACGGTAGCTCCATATGCACTAGGCGGTGAAGTCATTCTACGAATTTCTGCTAGGGCAGAGTCAGTAGTAGCGGCGAACCAATTGATCGATCCAATCGTTACAAAGATTCAAGAGATGACAGGTACACTCTGCTACGGCCAGGATAACGAGACCCTGGCAGATGTAGTAGGCCAGCTCTTGAAGGCGCGCTCTGAGACCTTAAGCGTAGCTGAATCCTGCACTGGAGGAGGCCTAGGTAGCTTGATCACCGCCATTCCAGGTAGCTCTAGCTACTTTTGGGGCGGTGTGATTTCTTATGACAATCAAATAAAGCAGCAACTGCTAGGTGTAGACGAGACGGTATTAGCTCGCTGCGGTGCGGTCAGCCCAGAAGTGGCAGCGGCCATGGCTTTTGGGGTGCGCGATCGCCTAGGTACTGACTGGGCACTAAGCATTACGGGTATCGCTGGTCCGGGCGGCGGTAGTATCGAAAAGCCGGTGGGGTTGGTCTACATCGCTCTAGCCTCTGCCCAGGGAATCAAGACCGAAAAATATTTATTTGGCTCAGAGACGTCGCGCGATCTCATTCGACAGAAGAGTACATCTAGTGCCTTAAACCTCCTGAGGTTGAGCCTGATGCAGCCACCACCGGATTCAACACGCTAG